A genomic region of Candidatus Melainabacteria bacterium RIFOXYA2_FULL_32_9 contains the following coding sequences:
- a CDS encoding nucleoside triphosphate pyrophosphohydrolase, translated as MSHKNLENLQRLIEVVEKLRAPDGCPWDKEQTHETLRENFIQETYEAVDAIESGNCEDLKEELGDVLLQVVLHSQIASEESRFDIEDVAKTIADKIIRRHPHVFAETKVKGTEEVLVNWERIKSEEKPERTSALSGVVKSQPALMSATQISKKAIKVGFEWPNVESLWECLESEIQEFKQAVEEEDKEKMEDELGDILFSLVNVARWHGVDAELALLRANKKFTKRFQLMEEIATKDLTEYTQAELEDLWQNAKKALQQ; from the coding sequence ATGTCGCATAAAAATCTGGAAAATTTGCAAAGATTAATAGAAGTGGTGGAAAAATTAAGAGCTCCTGATGGGTGTCCATGGGATAAGGAGCAAACACACGAGACTCTTAGGGAAAATTTCATCCAAGAAACTTATGAAGCTGTTGATGCTATAGAGAGTGGGAATTGTGAAGACTTAAAAGAGGAACTTGGTGATGTTTTGCTTCAGGTAGTTTTACATTCTCAGATAGCCAGTGAAGAATCCAGATTTGATATAGAAGATGTGGCTAAAACTATTGCGGATAAAATTATCAGACGCCATCCTCATGTTTTTGCTGAAACAAAGGTTAAAGGTACTGAAGAAGTTTTAGTTAACTGGGAAAGAATTAAAAGCGAAGAAAAGCCTGAAAGAACATCAGCTTTATCAGGTGTAGTAAAATCACAACCTGCTCTCATGTCTGCAACCCAAATTAGCAAAAAGGCTATAAAAGTTGGGTTTGAATGGCCGAATGTTGAATCATTATGGGAATGTTTAGAATCAGAAATTCAGGAATTTAAGCAGGCTGTTGAAGAAGAAGATAAAGAAAAGATGGAAGATGAACTCGGCGATATTCTGTTTTCTCTTGTCAATGTTGCAAGATGGCATGGGGTTGATGCTGAATTAGCACTTTTAAGAGCAAATAAGAAGTTTACAAAAAGATTTCAATTAATGGAAGAAATTGCTACAAAAGACTTAACTGAGTATACGCAGGCAGAATTAGAAGATTTGTGGCAAAATGCTAAAAAAGCACTTCAACAATAA